A single region of the Agromyces sp. Leaf222 genome encodes:
- a CDS encoding sensor histidine kinase — translation MVTASRPGPPVPPPPPSPSDVAAARPGALRPGAGRSDAGSSDEARSRGVFAGPSLGVEPKTVMWVLTVFVAVVLYAVSVPIDAAVYHVHVAAAFGIALVQVGSLLLAMWNGWAAAAAFLAGQAAFGLLGSADPGLPWPVTVPQLILLCAVLALMVLRGSKQAAVALWLGAIVVPLVIAFVPGHGATPDGVIANLVTSGAVSALVLGAAFAVTAGRARLDAALDEERRSSAVEHERRLIAEERTRIAREMHDVIAHGMSIIQVQASSAPYRLTGLDEAATAEFAEIAASARSAMAEMRALLGVLRDPAGEPETAPQPGLAELPELVASVERAGVPVSLELAPGLLDGGPAARAAYRIVQESLSNVLRHAPGAATLVSVDRASDGRAGLELVVRNASSTDAAVDAGAGAGATGAGEAVDPSAARREPGAGHGLIGMRERVRMLGGRIESGETVDGGFEVRATLPLTADTDIRSAADRSGDS, via the coding sequence ATGGTCACCGCATCACGACCGGGTCCGCCCGTTCCACCTCCGCCGCCCTCGCCCTCCGACGTCGCCGCTGCGCGACCGGGTGCCCTGCGGCCTGGAGCCGGCCGCTCCGACGCCGGCAGCTCGGACGAGGCCCGGTCGCGTGGCGTGTTCGCCGGGCCCTCGCTCGGCGTCGAACCGAAGACCGTCATGTGGGTGCTGACCGTCTTCGTCGCGGTCGTGCTCTACGCCGTGTCCGTGCCGATCGACGCAGCCGTCTATCACGTGCACGTCGCCGCCGCCTTCGGCATCGCGCTCGTGCAGGTCGGGTCGCTGCTGCTCGCCATGTGGAACGGCTGGGCTGCCGCCGCCGCGTTCCTCGCCGGGCAGGCGGCGTTCGGGCTGCTGGGCTCCGCGGATCCCGGCCTGCCGTGGCCGGTGACGGTTCCGCAGCTGATCCTGCTGTGCGCGGTGCTCGCGTTGATGGTGCTGCGCGGCTCCAAGCAGGCGGCGGTCGCGCTCTGGCTCGGCGCCATCGTGGTGCCGCTCGTCATCGCGTTCGTGCCGGGGCACGGCGCGACCCCCGACGGTGTCATCGCGAACCTCGTCACGAGCGGTGCGGTGAGTGCGCTCGTGCTCGGTGCGGCATTCGCGGTCACCGCCGGGCGGGCCAGGCTCGACGCCGCGCTCGACGAGGAGCGCCGCTCGAGCGCCGTCGAGCACGAGCGCCGGCTCATCGCCGAGGAGCGCACGCGCATCGCCCGCGAGATGCACGACGTCATCGCGCACGGCATGTCGATCATCCAGGTGCAGGCGTCGAGCGCGCCCTACCGGCTCACGGGGCTCGATGAGGCGGCGACGGCCGAGTTCGCCGAGATCGCGGCATCCGCCCGGTCGGCGATGGCCGAGATGCGGGCGCTGCTGGGCGTGCTGCGCGACCCCGCGGGCGAGCCCGAGACCGCGCCGCAGCCCGGACTCGCCGAACTGCCCGAACTCGTCGCGAGCGTCGAACGCGCCGGCGTGCCGGTGTCGCTCGAGCTCGCGCCCGGGCTGCTCGACGGCGGCCCGGCCGCCCGCGCCGCTTACCGCATCGTGCAGGAGTCGCTCAGCAACGTGCTGCGGCACGCGCCCGGTGCGGCGACCCTCGTGAGCGTCGACCGGGCGAGCGACGGGCGCGCCGGCCTCGAGCTCGTCGTGCGCAATGCCTCGTCGACGGATGCCGCGGTCGACGCCGGTGCCGGCGCCGGTGCGACCGGAGCCGGGGAAGCGGTCGACCCGTCCGCCGCCCGGCGCGAGCCCGGCGCCGGTCACGGCCTCATCGGCATGCGCGAGCGCGTGCGCATGCTCGGTGGCAGGATCGAGAGCGGTGAAACCGTCGACGGCGGTTTCGAGGTGCGTGCCACGCTGCCGCTCACGGCCGACACCGACATCCGCTCGGCGGCCGATCGATCGGGGGACTCGTGA